From one Formosa sediminum genomic stretch:
- a CDS encoding amidohydrolase family protein has translation MIHKNKSKIKINKTSHLLKLGVLLLVAACSSAPNKWDNINEEGSFLVYRRQSLIGEESYKITSTKDSIFVSSLQGENERGRITGVESELHLDKNLKPAFYLNRRLTSKDTIVNIEIKQEADGVSVWEKNRDYVKASNTDFFPVHSNIPAGVEMMLYHYYFKQGGTGSIPILPRGEITMNFIKKDTAKIKGENVILSRYVVEGINWGGRTVWVDENQNLVALVKANTQIREYIKKGYEEAKPLFVQGNVEEQMSALSKYTKDLKGTQAKVKALVGGNLVDGLSETAQEDMTVIISDGHISKIGKRTEVEIPDDAEVIDVTGKTLIPGLWDMHAHSNQVQWAPAYLAGGVTTIRDNGNELEFATSFRDAIANNGALGPDILLAGMTDGAGIQGNGVVRARTEQEAKEVADLYYSNGYKQIKIYSSVDPELTKVLAEEGHKRGMTITGHVPNGIGNARGAINAGMDMLSHRSRILTVLFPGQKVEDLGSNYILNNDITQEQIDDAIAFLLKHKTVLDVTIALDVVRAMPKGSVLESIEPDADRIAYELFEGKRFRTGLSPERSKAAKADYIKAMNILGQFYRAGIPIVAGTDNIVPVFGLYLEIETYQKYGGMTPLEAIKTATIIPATAMGLGEQTGTLEIGKEADIAILDKNPLVNISNIRTVSAVLTNGNYYKSNPLWEAADFKPAE, from the coding sequence ATGATACATAAAAATAAATCAAAAATTAAGATTAATAAAACAAGTCATTTATTAAAACTAGGAGTATTGCTTTTAGTTGCTGCTTGCTCTTCTGCGCCTAATAAATGGGACAATATAAATGAAGAAGGTAGTTTTTTAGTGTATAGAAGGCAATCTTTAATTGGAGAAGAATCTTATAAAATTACATCAACAAAAGATTCCATTTTTGTTTCGTCTCTACAAGGAGAAAATGAAAGAGGTCGAATTACAGGAGTAGAGTCTGAGTTGCATTTAGATAAAAATTTAAAGCCCGCTTTTTATTTAAACAGAAGGTTAACAAGTAAAGATACCATTGTCAATATAGAAATAAAGCAAGAGGCAGATGGGGTTTCTGTTTGGGAAAAGAACAGAGATTATGTAAAAGCTAGTAATACAGATTTTTTTCCAGTACATAGTAATATTCCGGCAGGAGTAGAAATGATGCTATATCATTATTACTTTAAACAAGGCGGAACCGGAAGTATTCCTATTTTACCAAGGGGCGAAATTACCATGAATTTTATCAAGAAAGATACTGCAAAAATCAAGGGTGAAAACGTGATTTTAAGTCGTTATGTTGTTGAAGGTATTAATTGGGGCGGACGTACCGTTTGGGTAGATGAAAACCAAAATTTAGTCGCTTTAGTTAAAGCAAATACACAAATTAGAGAGTATATTAAAAAAGGTTACGAAGAAGCAAAACCTTTATTTGTTCAAGGAAATGTTGAAGAACAAATGTCTGCATTATCAAAATATACCAAAGATTTAAAAGGCACGCAAGCAAAAGTAAAAGCGTTAGTTGGAGGGAATTTAGTAGATGGACTATCTGAAACTGCTCAAGAAGATATGACTGTAATTATTTCAGATGGACATATCTCTAAAATTGGTAAACGTACAGAAGTAGAAATTCCAGACGATGCAGAGGTTATAGATGTTACTGGAAAAACTCTAATTCCAGGATTATGGGATATGCATGCGCATTCTAATCAAGTACAGTGGGCTCCAGCATATTTGGCTGGTGGAGTAACAACCATTAGAGATAATGGTAACGAACTTGAATTTGCAACTTCATTTAGAGATGCAATTGCTAATAATGGTGCTTTAGGACCAGATATTTTATTAGCAGGGATGACCGATGGAGCAGGAATACAAGGAAATGGAGTAGTAAGAGCTAGAACAGAGCAAGAAGCAAAAGAAGTTGCAGACTTATATTATTCTAACGGTTATAAACAAATAAAAATATACTCGTCTGTAGATCCAGAATTAACAAAGGTATTAGCAGAAGAAGGCCATAAACGCGGGATGACAATTACTGGTCACGTTCCAAATGGTATTGGTAATGCCCGCGGTGCAATTAATGCGGGTATGGATATGTTAAGTCACCGTTCTCGAATTTTAACGGTTTTATTTCCTGGACAAAAAGTAGAAGACTTAGGAAGTAACTATATTCTTAATAACGATATTACGCAAGAACAAATAGACGATGCCATAGCTTTTTTATTAAAGCATAAAACAGTTTTAGACGTTACAATTGCCTTAGATGTGGTTAGAGCTATGCCAAAAGGATCTGTATTAGAAAGTATAGAGCCGGATGCAGATAGAATTGCATACGAGTTATTTGAAGGGAAACGTTTTAGAACAGGCTTATCTCCAGAACGTTCTAAAGCTGCTAAAGCAGATTATATTAAAGCTATGAACATACTTGGTCAATTTTATAGAGCAGGTATTCCTATTGTTGCGGGTACAGATAATATTGTTCCCGTATTCGGATTGTATTTAGAGATAGAAACCTACCAAAAATATGGAGGAATGACTCCTCTAGAAGCGATAAAAACAGCAACAATTATTCCTGCAACAGCTATGGGGTTAGGTGAGCAAACAGGAACTTTAGAAATAGGAAAAGAGGCAGATATTGCCATATTAGATAAAAATCCTTTAGTTAATATCTCTAACATCAGAACGGTTTCTGCAGTGCTTACTAATGGAAATTATTATAAGAGTAATCCATTGTGGGAAGCAGCAGATTTTAAACCTGCTGAATAA
- a CDS encoding amidohydrolase family protein: MKYVSTLLLLLISVVSCKKTINTEVKTPEKVVYDVVFREGLAGKYEKSYTGNNSMHYYYTYTDRGRGPEFEEDLTLNAKGYITTQTVTGVNYLKDSIHEFFKSNKNSATWLNPRGETKGDFYGDALYFRYEGSPAIYEILANLLLGAEDKKIHLFPKGEIELVTNTSITLSNNTVLNLLMIKGLDMNPTYLWMIDNEMVAKISGNLHIIRTDLKAFRLEMKEIQDTLEDEYLASLAKKLTHNIDTVIIKNVDVFTAQGTVLKHQDVVVNGDIIQSINNTNNATNSNLKVIDGTGKTLMPGMFDMHTHNTKFRGMLHIAGGVTSVRDMANNKQLKTLNNQFTSNEIIGPRIVTFCGIIDGDGPYANQRNVVSSLEEGLSEIQEYKDLGYEQIKLYSSIRPEWVEPLTKRAHKLGMRVSGHIPAFMTATQAINQGYNEIQHMNMVFLNFMSDTIDTRTPLRHTMSAYHGVDIDLQSKDYINFIKLLKDKNIRIDPTVAIFENMFVSVKGEPSPTYDAILERLPLLNQRDYYSGGLPKSGEKVARYKGSFQKMLDVVLDLYNNDIEVVAGTDGLPGFLFHRELELYVQAGIPIPEVLKIATIKSAEMTGVSDLYGSIEVGKKANLVLIDGHPINHISDIRNVEWTMQNGHLFYSKTLYEAMGIKP, translated from the coding sequence ATGAAATATGTTAGCACTTTGCTTTTGCTTCTTATTAGTGTAGTAAGTTGTAAAAAAACAATAAATACCGAAGTAAAAACACCAGAAAAAGTAGTGTATGATGTTGTTTTTAGAGAAGGGTTAGCTGGTAAATATGAAAAGTCTTATACAGGTAATAATAGTATGCATTACTATTATACATATACAGACCGTGGTCGAGGTCCGGAATTTGAGGAAGACTTAACATTAAATGCTAAAGGATATATAACGACGCAAACTGTTACAGGTGTAAATTATTTAAAAGACTCTATACATGAGTTTTTTAAGAGTAATAAAAATAGCGCTACTTGGTTAAATCCAAGAGGTGAGACAAAGGGCGACTTCTATGGAGACGCCCTTTATTTTAGGTATGAAGGCTCTCCTGCTATTTATGAAATATTAGCAAATCTTTTATTAGGGGCAGAAGACAAGAAAATACACTTGTTTCCAAAAGGAGAAATAGAGCTTGTTACAAATACCTCAATAACACTTTCTAATAATACCGTTCTTAACTTATTAATGATTAAAGGACTAGATATGAATCCTACATATCTCTGGATGATCGATAATGAGATGGTGGCTAAAATTTCAGGAAATTTACATATTATCAGAACAGATTTAAAAGCATTTCGTTTAGAGATGAAAGAGATTCAAGATACTCTTGAAGATGAATATTTGGCGAGTCTTGCAAAAAAATTAACTCATAATATAGACACGGTTATTATTAAAAATGTTGATGTTTTTACAGCTCAAGGAACTGTGTTAAAACATCAAGATGTTGTTGTAAATGGCGATATTATTCAGTCCATTAATAATACCAATAACGCTACAAACTCTAATTTAAAAGTTATTGACGGAACGGGTAAAACACTTATGCCAGGTATGTTCGATATGCATACTCATAATACTAAATTTAGAGGGATGTTGCATATAGCAGGTGGGGTAACATCTGTTAGAGATATGGCAAATAACAAGCAATTAAAAACATTAAATAATCAGTTTACATCTAATGAAATTATTGGTCCGCGTATAGTTACTTTTTGTGGGATAATTGATGGCGATGGACCTTATGCTAATCAGCGAAACGTGGTTAGTAGTTTAGAAGAGGGTTTGTCTGAAATTCAGGAATATAAAGATTTGGGGTATGAGCAAATTAAATTATACAGTTCAATCCGTCCAGAATGGGTAGAGCCACTTACAAAACGCGCTCATAAATTAGGCATGCGTGTAAGTGGGCATATTCCAGCTTTTATGACGGCAACACAAGCTATAAATCAAGGTTATAATGAGATTCAGCATATGAACATGGTGTTTCTAAACTTTATGTCCGATACCATAGACACACGAACTCCATTGCGTCACACCATGTCTGCATATCATGGGGTAGATATAGATTTACAGTCTAAAGACTATATCAATTTTATAAAGCTTTTAAAAGATAAAAATATACGTATAGATCCAACGGTTGCAATTTTCGAGAATATGTTTGTGTCTGTTAAAGGAGAACCTAGTCCAACATATGATGCTATTTTAGAACGTTTACCATTACTCAATCAGCGCGATTATTATAGTGGTGGGTTGCCAAAGTCTGGAGAAAAAGTAGCACGTTATAAAGGCAGTTTTCAAAAAATGCTAGACGTAGTTTTAGATTTGTATAACAATGATATAGAAGTCGTAGCCGGTACAGATGGACTACCAGGATTTTTGTTTCACAGAGAACTCGAGTTGTATGTACAAGCAGGAATTCCTATTCCTGAAGTCTTAAAAATAGCAACTATAAAATCGGCAGAAATGACTGGGGTTTCAGATTTATATGGGTCTATAGAAGTCGGTAAAAAAGCGAACTTGGTATTAATAGATGGTCACCCAATAAACCATATTAGCGATATTCGTAATGTGGAGTGGACCATGCAAAATGGGCACCTTTTTTACTCTAAAACGCTATATGAAGCTATGGGGATTAAACCTTAA
- a CDS encoding RidA family protein, translated as MRKILNIFLIAMLVASCAKQSPVETPEKDYNPEAKLEALNIVLPEPPKPVANYVNGVRTGNLIFLAGKGPKRVDGTEITGKLGQDITIDEGYDAARLAAINQLAVLKDMLGDLSKVKRIVKVLGLVNSDPNFLEQPKVINGFSDLMVDVFGEKGKHARAAIGVASLPRAQAVEIELVVEVYE; from the coding sequence ATGCGTAAAATTCTAAATATTTTTTTAATAGCTATGTTAGTAGCTAGTTGTGCCAAACAGAGTCCAGTAGAGACACCAGAAAAAGATTATAATCCCGAAGCAAAATTAGAGGCTTTAAATATAGTGCTTCCAGAGCCTCCTAAACCCGTTGCAAACTATGTAAATGGTGTTAGAACAGGGAATCTTATTTTCTTAGCAGGAAAAGGACCTAAACGAGTAGATGGAACAGAAATTACAGGAAAATTAGGACAAGATATAACTATAGATGAAGGTTATGATGCTGCAAGATTAGCTGCAATTAATCAGTTAGCAGTATTAAAAGACATGCTAGGCGATTTAAGCAAAGTAAAACGTATTGTAAAGGTTTTAGGTTTGGTAAATTCAGATCCTAATTTTTTAGAACAACCTAAAGTTATTAATGGTTTTTCAGATTTAATGGTCGATGTTTTTGGAGAAAAAGGGAAGCATGCTCGTGCCGCTATAGGTGTTGCTTCTTTACCTCGAGCGCAAGCTGTAGAAATTGAATTGGTGGTAGAGGTTTACGAGTAA
- a CDS encoding FG-GAP repeat domain-containing protein — MKYIFLALLSGCIYSAHAQESNFFNNSRTILGIHKERTASMGIGDIDNDGDMDIVVANGRHWPGQNKIFINNGRGIFTVSKNLGTEQETSYSTELVDFNGDGFLDIAVGNDMAPNYIFFNDGKGNFTKGNAFGEKYGHTRNIVVADLDNDGDMDILITNRGSENEICLNNGKGVFTEVIGFGNKKDSTIDVEVADMNADGHLDLILANRDDQPNYVYLNDGHLNFTKKIPYGTGNDVTRSVAVTDIDNDGYNDIITANIGEPNVIYFGSKKGTYDRKVVFDSSSDKSYSLSIADLNGDGKTDIIIGNVGAPNTVFINSGDATSWEKINLKDVEYSTYDILTADLNGDGKLDIIESNSDELNLYYFNRFTPKFP; from the coding sequence ATGAAGTATATTTTCTTAGCACTTCTTTCGGGTTGCATATATTCTGCTCATGCCCAAGAATCGAATTTTTTTAATAACAGCCGGACTATTCTAGGAATCCATAAAGAACGTACAGCGTCAATGGGAATAGGTGATATTGATAATGATGGAGATATGGATATTGTTGTTGCTAATGGTAGACATTGGCCAGGACAAAATAAAATATTTATAAATAACGGTCGAGGAATTTTTACAGTCTCGAAGAATTTGGGCACAGAACAAGAAACAAGTTACTCTACAGAACTTGTAGATTTTAATGGCGATGGTTTTTTAGACATAGCTGTAGGTAACGATATGGCTCCAAATTACATTTTTTTTAACGATGGAAAAGGAAACTTTACTAAAGGAAATGCGTTTGGAGAAAAATATGGACATACCAGAAACATTGTTGTAGCCGATTTAGATAACGATGGAGATATGGACATTTTAATTACCAATAGAGGTAGTGAAAACGAAATTTGTTTAAATAACGGAAAAGGTGTTTTTACAGAAGTTATTGGGTTTGGTAATAAAAAAGATTCTACTATAGATGTTGAGGTTGCAGATATGAATGCAGACGGGCATTTAGATTTGATTTTAGCCAATAGAGATGATCAACCAAACTATGTGTATTTAAATGATGGACATCTAAATTTTACTAAAAAAATACCTTATGGAACAGGTAACGATGTCACTCGGTCTGTAGCCGTTACAGATATAGATAATGATGGTTATAACGATATTATTACTGCTAATATTGGTGAGCCAAATGTTATTTATTTTGGCAGTAAAAAGGGGACTTACGATCGTAAAGTTGTATTCGACAGCAGTTCAGATAAATCTTACTCTTTATCTATCGCTGATTTAAATGGCGATGGAAAGACAGATATTATAATAGGAAATGTTGGGGCGCCTAATACAGTGTTTATTAATTCTGGAGATGCAACCTCTTGGGAGAAAATTAATTTAAAAGATGTAGAGTATAGCACTTACGATATTCTCACAGCAGACTTAAATGGAGATGGTAAATTAGATATTATTGAAAGTAATTCAGACGAGTTAAACTTGTATTACTTCAATAGATTTACTCCAAAATTCCCTTGA
- a CDS encoding CPBP family intramembrane glutamic endopeptidase, with product MIEESLKKGAWTRVLLLILPYFIVVGLFQILGLYLAGVEFMNPEYERNTIQHLIVKTFDLMGTFLVLWFFMKKLDKEPFVNLGFQIKNRQKDVFLGLAVGLIIMALGYIILVLLDEIFYVELNFNFKEVITTTLLFIVVSIVEETLLRGYVLRNLMYSLNNYVALILSSILFATMHLANPNIDAFAFFNLFLAGILLGLSYLYTKNLWFPIALHLSWNLFQSLFGFNVSGLDAYSLIEFKILDFNQLNGGAFGFEGSYLSILAQIITITCIYFYLEKHSKNKTQLT from the coding sequence ATGATAGAGGAAAGTCTAAAAAAAGGCGCTTGGACAAGGGTGCTTTTACTTATTTTGCCTTACTTTATAGTGGTAGGATTATTCCAAATTCTAGGATTGTATTTAGCAGGTGTAGAGTTTATGAATCCGGAATACGAGCGAAATACAATACAGCACTTAATTGTAAAAACATTCGATTTAATGGGGACGTTTTTAGTGCTATGGTTTTTTATGAAGAAATTAGATAAAGAACCTTTCGTTAATCTTGGTTTTCAAATTAAAAACAGACAGAAAGATGTTTTTTTAGGCTTAGCTGTTGGGCTAATTATTATGGCTTTAGGTTATATAATTTTAGTGTTGTTAGATGAAATATTTTATGTCGAATTAAATTTTAATTTTAAAGAAGTTATCACTACTACACTGCTTTTTATTGTTGTTTCAATAGTAGAAGAAACACTCTTAAGAGGTTATGTATTAAGAAATCTAATGTATTCGTTAAATAATTATGTGGCGTTAATTTTATCTTCAATTTTGTTTGCTACAATGCACTTAGCAAATCCTAATATAGACGCTTTTGCTTTTTTTAATTTGTTTCTTGCTGGCATCTTGTTAGGACTGTCTTATCTGTATACAAAAAACTTATGGTTCCCGATTGCATTGCATTTAAGTTGGAATCTGTTTCAATCTCTGTTCGGATTTAATGTAAGCGGATTAGATGCGTATTCATTAATAGAATTTAAAATTTTAGATTTTAATCAGTTAAATGGAGGTGCTTTTGGATTTGAAGGATCTTACCTCTCTATTTTAGCTCAAATTATAACTATTACTTGTATTTACTTCTATCTAGAAAAGCATTCAAAAAATAAAACACAACTAACGTAG
- a CDS encoding MBL fold metallo-hydrolase, with translation MNPKNKNTQGNFIFKAALLLVFACGFVKISSAQELKMKYLGGAGWEMTEGDLTILVDPYLSRLKLGDSPANSKDDTRKSFYPKDVYVPDTVTIDKVLDKKIDFILVHHSHLDHLADVPYIAKKTGATVIATETSCKILKAYGIPEKQLLRVRGGEDYQFDKFSVRVIPSIHSALNDKHYYDSRMHDEDIDLPLKLEDFIEGKSLMFLVRFNNHKVLTAGSMNFLEREVDGLKPDIILPGVNFSRLEIYKYTERLMALTNYPKIVIPTHWDNFRVPYGFSQDEAINKKVKPFIEEVKIASPNSKVIVPVHLETITIK, from the coding sequence ATGAACCCAAAAAATAAAAATACACAAGGCAATTTTATATTTAAGGCCGCTCTTTTACTAGTGTTTGCTTGTGGTTTTGTGAAAATTTCTAGTGCTCAAGAGCTAAAAATGAAATATCTAGGTGGAGCAGGTTGGGAAATGACAGAAGGAGATCTTACTATTTTAGTAGATCCTTATTTGTCTAGATTAAAGTTAGGAGATAGCCCAGCTAATAGTAAAGATGATACTAGAAAAAGCTTTTACCCTAAAGATGTTTATGTACCCGATACAGTTACTATAGATAAGGTGTTAGATAAAAAAATAGATTTTATTCTTGTACACCATTCGCATCTAGATCATTTAGCAGATGTACCATACATTGCAAAAAAAACAGGAGCGACAGTTATTGCTACAGAAACCAGTTGTAAAATCTTAAAAGCATATGGAATTCCAGAAAAACAGTTGCTTAGAGTGCGTGGTGGAGAAGATTATCAGTTTGATAAATTTTCGGTTAGAGTTATTCCTTCAATACATTCCGCATTAAATGATAAGCATTATTATGATTCTAGAATGCATGATGAAGACATAGATTTGCCTTTAAAATTAGAAGATTTTATTGAGGGGAAGTCACTAATGTTTTTAGTGCGTTTCAATAATCATAAAGTATTAACAGCAGGTTCTATGAACTTTTTAGAACGTGAAGTAGATGGTTTAAAACCGGATATTATTTTGCCTGGTGTTAATTTTTCTAGATTAGAAATATACAAGTACACAGAGCGTTTAATGGCGTTAACTAATTATCCTAAAATTGTTATTCCTACACATTGGGATAATTTTAGAGTACCGTATGGATTTTCTCAAGACGAGGCTATAAATAAAAAAGTAAAACCTTTTATTGAAGAAGTGAAAATAGCTTCTCCAAATTCTAAAGTTATTGTTCCAGTACATTTAGAAACTATAACTATAAAGTAA
- a CDS encoding undecaprenyl-phosphate glucose phosphotransferase → MGTFKQGRYSGFLRPISYTIDLCIINVLALSFFFPTVKPILFISLVSSTWVILSLYSNFYEVYRFTREVTIMSLLLKQTVLFTLIVFAYFGFRHNLNVESTEVLKYIGLVFLLIGLAKFTIFYLLQKYRASFGGNVRKTVIIGKNRQTNALETFFKNNPEYGYSLKKVFNLRDKNQNSLDDCLKFIKERQVDEIYCSITELSNSQILQVVSFADNNLKILKFLPDNKEIYSKKLKYEYYDFIPILSLRNIPLQDDVNLFIKRLFDIVFSVCIIVFILSWLTPILAIIIKLESKGPVFFKQSRNGFNYKEFKCYKFRSMTPNTDAHLYQATRGDLRVTKVGKFIRKTSIDELPQFYNVLFGDMSVVGPRPHMVSHTHMYAKRIDKFMVRHFVKPGITGLAQISGFRGEVETDKDIINRVKYDIFYVENWSLLLDIKIIFQTLLNAFKGEEKAY, encoded by the coding sequence GTGGGGACGTTTAAACAAGGTAGATATTCAGGGTTTTTAAGACCTATTTCGTACACCATAGATTTGTGCATAATAAATGTTTTGGCCTTATCTTTTTTCTTTCCTACGGTTAAGCCTATATTATTTATTTCTTTAGTATCCTCTACTTGGGTGATTCTTTCTTTATACTCTAATTTTTACGAAGTGTATCGTTTTACACGAGAAGTAACCATCATGTCATTATTGCTTAAACAAACCGTATTGTTTACTTTAATTGTATTTGCTTACTTTGGATTTAGACATAATTTAAACGTAGAGAGTACTGAAGTTTTAAAGTATATTGGTTTGGTTTTTTTGCTTATTGGCTTAGCTAAATTTACAATATTCTATCTTCTTCAAAAATACCGTGCATCTTTTGGAGGGAATGTTAGAAAAACGGTGATAATTGGTAAAAATAGACAAACCAATGCATTAGAAACATTTTTTAAAAATAATCCTGAATATGGATACTCGCTTAAAAAAGTATTTAATTTAAGAGATAAAAATCAAAACTCTTTAGATGATTGTTTAAAGTTTATAAAAGAAAGACAAGTAGACGAAATTTATTGTTCTATTACAGAGTTGTCTAATAGTCAGATTTTACAAGTGGTTAGCTTTGCAGATAACAATTTAAAAATTTTAAAATTTTTACCCGATAATAAAGAAATTTACTCTAAAAAATTAAAATACGAATATTACGATTTTATTCCCATATTATCACTTCGAAACATTCCTCTACAAGACGATGTGAATTTGTTTATTAAAAGGTTATTTGATATTGTTTTTTCTGTATGTATCATTGTATTTATATTGTCTTGGTTAACACCAATTCTAGCAATAATAATAAAGTTGGAATCTAAAGGGCCTGTTTTCTTTAAGCAATCTAGAAATGGTTTTAACTATAAGGAATTTAAGTGCTATAAATTTCGTTCTATGACTCCCAATACAGATGCACATCTATATCAGGCCACAAGAGGCGATCTTAGGGTTACTAAAGTTGGTAAATTTATTAGAAAAACAAGTATAGACGAGTTGCCTCAATTTTATAATGTGCTTTTTGGCGATATGTCTGTGGTTGGACCTAGACCACATATGGTTAGTCATACACATATGTACGCCAAACGAATCGATAAATTTATGGTGCGCCATTTCGTTAAACCAGGAATAACAGGCTTAGCACAAATAAGCGGATTTAGAGGAGAAGTAGAGACAGATAAGGATATTATTAATAGAGTGAAATACGATATTTTTTATGTTGAAAACTGGTCCTTATTACTAGATATCAAAATTATCTTCCAAACGTTGTTAAATGCTTTTAAAGGAGAAGAAAAAGCGTATTAA
- a CDS encoding dipeptidase, protein MEQNRRNLVKLLSLGSLGALLPGQTASALTSLLESVHLDSNQDIPQNLLKDSKIEALYKKAMVIDGLIIPKGWNEDSFEALSKSGYSGFSTSLLSGSLKSALKNIEEWDERIKNNSDVLIKATTANDFIRAKKENKTAVLYGFQNATMMEKSIDNLDTLYNAGTRWIQLTYNQRNLLGDGSTERTDCGLSDFGIEAVERMNELGIMVDLSHCGRQTTYDGIKFSKTGACFNHSMCESLYKEHPRAKTDDQIKAMADKGGIMGIICLGYMIGPDLGTKTTLETYVDHIDHAVKIAGIDHVGVAADFAIQGLEATGATRENWYVPRLTRFKPSYKVQWPPWIPELDKPDRYLQVAKVLDKRGYSTGDIEKILGLNWLRYFKETLKS, encoded by the coding sequence ATGGAACAAAACCGTAGAAATTTAGTGAAATTATTATCGCTAGGGTCGCTGGGAGCATTGTTGCCCGGGCAAACTGCTAGTGCACTTACATCGTTGTTAGAGTCTGTTCATTTAGATTCTAATCAAGACATACCCCAAAATTTACTTAAAGATAGTAAGATAGAAGCGCTTTATAAAAAAGCCATGGTTATAGACGGTTTAATTATTCCTAAAGGTTGGAATGAAGATTCTTTTGAAGCGCTCTCAAAATCTGGATATTCAGGATTTAGTACATCTTTACTTTCAGGAAGTTTAAAATCGGCTTTAAAAAATATTGAAGAATGGGACGAGCGTATAAAAAACAATTCAGATGTTCTAATAAAAGCGACTACTGCAAACGATTTTATTCGCGCAAAAAAGGAAAATAAAACAGCTGTATTATATGGATTTCAAAATGCCACAATGATGGAGAAATCTATAGATAACCTAGACACATTGTATAATGCTGGTACGCGTTGGATTCAGTTAACTTACAATCAAAGAAATTTATTGGGTGACGGAAGCACAGAACGTACAGATTGTGGTTTATCCGATTTTGGAATTGAAGCAGTAGAGCGTATGAATGAATTGGGAATTATGGTCGATTTATCACATTGCGGTCGTCAAACTACTTACGACGGAATTAAATTTAGTAAAACAGGAGCTTGTTTTAACCATTCCATGTGTGAGTCGCTCTATAAAGAGCACCCTAGAGCTAAAACAGATGATCAAATAAAAGCCATGGCAGACAAAGGTGGGATTATGGGAATTATATGCTTAGGTTACATGATAGGTCCAGATTTAGGTACAAAAACCACTTTAGAGACATATGTAGATCATATAGATCATGCTGTTAAAATTGCAGGAATAGATCATGTTGGTGTCGCTGCAGATTTTGCAATACAAGGTTTAGAGGCTACAGGTGCAACCAGAGAGAATTGGTATGTGCCAAGATTAACACGCTTTAAACCGTCTTATAAAGTACAGTGGCCACCATGGATTCCAGAATTAGACAAACCAGATCGTTACTTACAAGTTGCTAAAGTTTTAGATAAAAGAGGCTATAGTACTGGTGATATCGAAAAAATATTAGGTTTAAACTGGTTACGCTATTTTAAAGAGACTTTAAAATCTTAA
- a CDS encoding asparaginase domain-containing protein: protein MKLVFIQTGGTIDKEYPHTTKGWAFEFGAPAVTRILEKLNPSFEYEIVSVCKKDSLEITDHDRANIAKLINESPESKYVVTHGTDTMIETAKYLEQHVKNKIVVITGAMLPERFYNSDAAIQLGTAIATTNLVKSGIYVAMHGVVKSSSDIKRNLKTGQFF, encoded by the coding sequence ATGAAACTAGTATTTATTCAAACAGGAGGTACTATAGATAAAGAATATCCGCATACTACCAAAGGTTGGGCGTTCGAATTTGGAGCACCAGCAGTAACGCGTATTCTAGAAAAATTAAATCCGTCTTTTGAATACGAAATTGTTTCAGTTTGTAAAAAAGATAGTTTAGAAATTACAGACCATGATAGAGCCAATATAGCGAAGTTAATTAACGAATCTCCTGAAAGTAAATACGTTGTAACTCACGGCACAGATACCATGATAGAGACCGCTAAATATTTAGAACAACATGTTAAAAATAAGATTGTTGTTATTACTGGCGCTATGCTTCCTGAACGCTTTTACAATTCAGACGCAGCCATACAATTAGGAACTGCTATAGCTACCACTAATTTGGTGAAATCTGGTATATATGTTGCTATGCATGGTGTAGTTAAATCTAGCTCGGATATAAAACGAAACCTAAAAACGGGACAGTTTTTCTAA